The following proteins are co-located in the Neomonachus schauinslandi chromosome 8, ASM220157v2, whole genome shotgun sequence genome:
- the RNF39 gene encoding LOW QUALITY PROTEIN: RING finger protein 39 (The sequence of the model RefSeq protein was modified relative to this genomic sequence to represent the inferred CDS: deleted 1 base in 1 codon) → MEAPELGPGLVERLEQLATCPLCGGPFEDPVLLACEHSFCRACLARCWGAPPAAGAQAPPTACPCCGQPCPRRSLRSNVRLAVEVRISRELREKLAEPGARAGRRRGGRIPTMGCLDPHGEDIRKTWRRPDAPPPKSSNSDDALPEDYPVVKNMLHRLTADLTLDPGTAHRRLLISADRRSVRLAPPGTPAPPDGPARFDHLPAVLGAQGFGAGRHCWEVETAEAASGPDCSGEDEDHGESRYAVGAAGESVRRKNRVGLCPAGAVWAVEGRGGRLWALTAPEPTPLGGARPPPRRIRVDLDWERGRVAFYDGRSLDLLFAFQAPGPLGERIFPLLCTRDARAPLRIVPAEG, encoded by the exons ATGGAGGCGCCGGAGCTGGGCCCGGGGCTGGTGGAGCGTCTGGAACAGCTGGCGACGTGCCCGCTATGCGGGGGCCCCTTCGAGGACCCGGTGCTGCTGGCGTGCGAGCACAGCTTCTGCCGCGCGTGCCTGGCCCGCTGCTGGGGCGCCCCGCCGGCCGCCggcgcccaggcgccccccaccgcCTGCCCCTGCTGCGGCCAGCCGTGCCCCCGCCGCAGCCTGAGGTCCAACGTGCGGCTGGCGGTGGAGGTGCGCATCAGCCGGGAGCTGCGGGAGAAGCtggctgagcccggagcccgcgCGGGGAGGCGCAGAGGGGGCCGCATCCCCACCATGGGCTGCCTGGACCCGCACGGAGAG GATATAAGGAAGACTTGGAGAAG ACCTGATGCCCCACCACCCAAGTCATCTAACTCAGACGATGCTCTCCCCGAAGACTATCCAGTGGTCAAAaacatgctccacagactgacgG CCGACCTGACCCTGGACCCCGGCACCGCGCACCGCCGCCTGCTCATCTCGGCGGACCGCCGCAGTGTCCGACTGGCC CCCCCCGGGACACCCGCTCCCCCCGACGGCCCCGCGCGCTTCGATCATCTCCCGGCGGTGCTGGGCGCACAGGGCTTTGGGGCCGGCCGGCACTGCTGGGAGGTGGAGACCGCCGAGGCCGCCTCCGGCCCAGACTGCTCTGGGGAGGACGAGGACCACGGCGAGAGCCGCTACGCCGTGGGTGCGGCCGGGGAGTCGGTGCGCCGCAAGAACCGCGTGGGGCTGTGCCCCGCGGGGGCCGTGTGGGCCGTGGAGGGCCGCGGCGGCCGCCTGTGGGCCCTCACGGCTCCCGAGCCCACCCCGCTGGGCGGCGCCAGGCCCCCGCCGCGCCGCATCCGTGTGGACTTGGACTGGGAACGGGGCCGCGTGGCCTTCTACGACGGCCGCTCGCTGGACCTGCTCTTCGCCTTCCAGGCGCCCGGGCCCCTGGGGGAGCGTATCTTCCCGCTGCTCTGCACGCGCGACGCCCGCGCCCCGCTCCGCATCGTGCCGGCCGAAGGCTGA
- the PPP1R11 gene encoding E3 ubiquitin-protein ligase PPP1R11 — protein sequence MAEAGAGLSETVTETTVTVTTEPENRSLTIKLRKRKPEKKVEWTSDTVDNEHMGRRSSKCCCIYEKPRAFGESSTESDEEEEEGCGHTHCVRGHRKGRRRATPGPSPTTPSQPPDPSQPPPGPMQH from the exons ATGGCCGAGGCAGGGGCCGGGCTGAGTGAGACCGTCACTGAGACAACGGTTACCGTGACAACCGAGCCT GAGAACCGGAGCCTGACCATCAAGCTTCGGAAACGGAAGCCAGAGAAAAAGGTAGAATGGACGAGTGACACTGTGGACAACGAACACATGGGCCGCCGCTCATCAAAAT GCTGCTGTATTTACGAGAAACCTCGGGCCTTTGGCGAGAGCTCCACGGAGAgtgatgaggaggaagaggagggctgTGGTCATACACACTGTGTACGGGGCCACCGCAAAGGACGGCGTCGTGCAACCCCAGGACCGAGCCCCACcaccccttcccagcctcctgacccctcccagccccctccagggCCAATGCAGCACTAa
- the POLR1H gene encoding DNA-directed RNA polymerase I subunit RPA12, translating to MDRARSGSRFQSDLDFCPDCGSILPLPGAQDTVTCVRCGFRVPVRDFEGKVVNTCIVFNKLGTAVRVSVEEGPEFQGPVVDRRCSRCGHEGMAYHTRQMRSADEGQTVFYTCTNCRFQEKEDS from the exons ATGGACCGCGCGCGCTCCGGCTCCAGATTCCAGTCGGACTTGGACTTCTGTCCGGATTGCGGCTCCATCCTGCCGCTGCCCGGGGCGCAGGACACGGTCACCTGTGTTCGCTGCGGCTTCCGCGTCCCCGTGCGAG ACTTCGAGGGGAAGGTCGTGAACACCTGCATCGTGTTCAACAAACTGGGGACAGCCGTGCGTGTGTCGGTGGAGGAAGGGCCCGAGTTCCAGGGACCCGTG GTTGACAGGCGCTGCTCTCGATGCGGTCACGAGGGAATGGCCTACCACACCAGACAGATGCGCTCAGCCGACGAGGGGCAGACGGTCTTCTACACCTGTACCAACTGCAG gTTCCAGGAGAAGGaagactcttga